CGGAAAACGCACCAGACGGGTGATAAACGCCACGGTTAACAGCAGCCAGATAACCATCGCCAGCGAGACCAGGATCTCGCCCGGCCAGTGCGATACCGGCCAGATCGTGCTGGCGTAACGCCAGGCAAAGCCCATACCGATGGTCCCCAGCACCATGCCGTAGTAGCCAGCGGGCAAGTTCAGAACGCGTTCAGTGGATTGAGTCTTATACATTTATTTTAAGGTATAAAATATATTTGAAATGCTAGTTTAAAGCGTTTCATTTGCGGATGCCACTCTTTCGATCAACGTAAACTTTGCTACGTTTAGTGAAGAGGACAACGGCGGGCACAGTGATGAATAAATATCGACTCAGCGATGAGAGCCGTCTGCACCACTGGCAGGACGGCGAGACCAGAACAGCGGTAAAAGTGCGTCAGATTATCGCCGCGCGGGATTTTAGCGATGTAAAAAGCGGCACGCGGGGCGGCTGGGTTGATGACGAATCGGCCTTGTCACACGAGCACGACTGCTGGATCTATGACGAGAACAGCGTGGTCTTTGCCGGAGCCCGGGTGAGCGGCAACGCGCGTATCACCCAGCCCTGCGTCATCAGCCATCAGGCATCAGTGGGCGATAACGTCTGGGTGGATGGGGCGCAGATCAGCCACGGCGCACGAATAAGTGACAACGTCACCATTCAGTCATCAGTGGTGCGCGGGGAGTGCCACCTTTTCGACAATGCCCGGGTGCTGCACAACAGCATGGTGATTGCCGCCAAAGGCCTCACCCCGGACCATGAGCAGATCCTAAGGATCTTCGGCGAGGCCACGGTCAGCCAGTCGCGGGTGGTGCATCAGGCGCAGATCTACGGTAACGCCATCGTCAGTTACGCCTTTGTCGAGCATCGCGCCGAAGTGTTTGAGAACGCGTTAATCGAAGGCAACGAGGTGAATAACGTCTGGGTGTGCGACTGCGCCAAAGTATACGGCAACGCGCGCCTGCTCGCCGGGCTGGAGGACGATGCCATCCCCACCCTGCGTTACAGCTCCCAGGTGGCGGAAAATGCGCTGGTTGAGGGCAACTGCGTCATCAAACACCATGTCCTGATTGGCGGCGAGGCCTGGCTCCGCGGCGGGCCAATCCTGATTGATGACAAAGTGGTGATCCAGGGCCGGGCGCGGATTCAGGGTGAAGTGCTGATCGAACATCATATTGAAATTACCGATGATGCGGTGATCGAGGCATTTGACGGGGAGATGATTCACCTGCGCGGTGCGAAGGTGATTAACGGCGCGCAGCGCATCACGCGCACGCCGCTGCTCGGGGCATTATGAAGCGCTGATACGGGCGTAGATGTTCTGGTCGTCATAATTCCCGTTGAGGAACTCAGCCTCTTTCAGGCACCCCTCCAGCACGAAGCCGTTGCGCTGCGCCACCTGATTGCTGGCGGCGTTGTCGACGCGGCACTTGATGACGAAGCGGCGGATCTCCCCACGCGAGGCGTAGTAGTCAATAAACGCCTCCAGCGCCCGGGACAAAATCCCCTGCCCCTGATGAGCTTCATCCAGCCAGTAGCCGATATAGCCTGTCTTGTTCAGCGGCTCGATGGCGTTAAACGACAGCACCCCCACCAGCGCGTTATCGTTAAAGATCAGGAACATTTTGGCGTAACCGCGCTGGTGCAGCATCTGGTTGCTCAGGATGTTCTGCCGGGTATCGTTCTCCGTGCCGACAAACTGCGGCCAGTTGAGGTAGTCCTGCAGATATGCCCGGTTTTTGACCACCAGATTGTGCAGTTCGGTAGTGTAACGTTCGTCGGCGGCGCGCAGTTCGATATGCGCGGTGACGGGGATAATTTCTTCTTCGTTAGTGGTGTTCATCAGTCAGCCTTTGTAGGCCGGGTAAGGCGTAGCCGCCACCCGGCGTGAACACGGACCCTGCGGTCTGCAATGCCGGGCGGCGCGTGCGCTTGCCCGGCCTACGGTTTATCGCATTACGCGGTCATCAACGTACTGGCGTTTATCCGGCGCAGGCGGGAAGTAGTGATACAGCCAGGTCTCGCTAATTGCTTCACCCTGGCAGCGCAGGAACATACGCATATCCACCGTATCGGTCGAATCGCTGGTCGGATACCAGTCAAACAGAATGCGGTATCCGTCGAACGGCTCCACGTACAAAATTTCAATCTGCTTCGCTTCGCCGCTGGACAGGGTGATCACCGGCTCGATCCCTTTCGGGGCCGCCGCTTTCAGATCGCCGCCAACAAAATCAACCGCAAAACGGCGCGCCCAGACTTTCGGGTAGTTCTCGCCCGGGGCCCAGCCTTCCGGGAAGCCGCCCATGCCGGTACGGGTAGCCATCACGTTTGCCAGCGGGGAACGCACCGGCGGTTTCGCGCTCCAGTAAAGACGATACTGGAAGTCCAGCTTGTCGCCCGCCTTCACCGGTTTTTCCGGCTGCCAGAAGCAGACCACGTTATCCAGCGTTTCACCGGTGGTTGGGATCTCCATCAGGCTCACGGTGCCTTTACCCCACTGGTTACGCGGCTCAACCCACAGGCTTGGGCGCTTGTTGTACCAGCCCATAATGTCCTGATAGTGCGAGAAGTCGCGATCGAGCTGTAACAGACCAAAACCTTTCGGGTTTTTGTCGGTATAGGCGTTGAACTGCAGCTTTTGCGGGTTATTCAGCGGACGGCAAATCCACTCCCCGTTGCCGCGCCACATCGCCAGACGGTCGGAGTCGTGGATCTGCGGGTGAATGGTGTCGCACATGCGGCGTTCGTTGTTGCCGCAGGCGAACATGCTGGTCATCGGCGAGATCCCCAGCTGCTGGATGTCCTTGCGGGCATACAGGTGGTTTTCGACGTCCATGATCACCTGGGTCTTCTCGCAGTGGATCACGAACTTATAGGCACCGGTGATGCTCGGGCTGTCGAGCAGGGTGTAGACCGTGAAGGTGGTCGCGCCCGGTTTCACGGTTTCAAACCAGAACGAGGTGAAATCAGGGAACTCTTCAGTGCTGTCGGCGTAGGTGTTCAGCGCCAGGCCGCGGGCGGAGAGTCCGTACTGGTAGGTGTCATCCACCGCGCGGAAGTAGCTGGCGCCGAGAAACGAGACGATATCGCGACGCGCCAGCTCCGGGGATTTAAAGGCGCGGAAACCGGCAAAACCTAAATCGCTCTGGCCTTCCAGCTGCTTCGTATCAACGCCCGCGTCGTGGTAGTTGAACAGCTCAGGGCGGAAGTGGATCTCGCGCGCCTGGGAGGTCTGGTTGTCCAGCGAGAACATGCGCACCCGACGGCGGAAGCCCATCCCGACGTGGAAGAACTGCACGTCAAGCTGGCGGTTTTCGATGTTGTTCCACAGCGACTGCTTTGCGTCGTACTGGATGCTGTTGTAAGCCTGCGGCGTCAGCGTTGCCAGGGTTTCAGGCAGAGGACGCGGCGCACCGCCCCACGGTGTTTGCGCCAGGTCGTGCGCCATGGATTGCAGCACAGAAAAGTCGAAACGGCGGCTCGACCCGTCCGCGATATCCGATTCAGCCGCATGGGCCGCCTGGGAAAAGAGTGCGGAAAGTCCGGAGGTCCCGCTCACTGCGGCTACGGCCAGAGAGCCTTTTAAAAAACGTCTGCGATTCATGCCTGGAAAAACGTCCTTATGGTCGTGGGTAGTGGGTTTCGCTTACGGCGAAACAACGGCAAGAAAGAACATCATTAAAGGGGCACAGCCTAAACAAAAACGGTTAAGAATCCAATTATTGACAGGCGAGAATATGAACAAAGCGTGAAAGATTTTTCTGTCGAGGGGAATTGCCTGAAACGCGGGTAAAGAAAAGTATATACCCTAAATAATTCGAGTTGCATGAAGGCGGCGACGCAGCGAATCCCCAGGAGCTTACTAAAGTAAGTGACTGGGGTGAGCGAGGAA
This DNA window, taken from Leclercia adecarboxylata, encodes the following:
- the rimL gene encoding 50S ribosomal protein L7/L12-serine acetyltransferase, translating into MNTTNEEEIIPVTAHIELRAADERYTTELHNLVVKNRAYLQDYLNWPQFVGTENDTRQNILSNQMLHQRGYAKMFLIFNDNALVGVLSFNAIEPLNKTGYIGYWLDEAHQGQGILSRALEAFIDYYASRGEIRRFVIKCRVDNAASNQVAQRNGFVLEGCLKEAEFLNGNYDDQNIYARISAS
- the ydcK gene encoding YdcK family protein, with the protein product MNKYRLSDESRLHHWQDGETRTAVKVRQIIAARDFSDVKSGTRGGWVDDESALSHEHDCWIYDENSVVFAGARVSGNARITQPCVISHQASVGDNVWVDGAQISHGARISDNVTIQSSVVRGECHLFDNARVLHNSMVIAAKGLTPDHEQILRIFGEATVSQSRVVHQAQIYGNAIVSYAFVEHRAEVFENALIEGNEVNNVWVCDCAKVYGNARLLAGLEDDAIPTLRYSSQVAENALVEGNCVIKHHVLIGGEAWLRGGPILIDDKVVIQGRARIQGEVLIEHHIEITDDAVIEAFDGEMIHLRGAKVINGAQRITRTPLLGAL
- a CDS encoding glucan biosynthesis protein D: MNRRRFLKGSLAVAAVSGTSGLSALFSQAAHAAESDIADGSSRRFDFSVLQSMAHDLAQTPWGGAPRPLPETLATLTPQAYNSIQYDAKQSLWNNIENRQLDVQFFHVGMGFRRRVRMFSLDNQTSQAREIHFRPELFNYHDAGVDTKQLEGQSDLGFAGFRAFKSPELARRDIVSFLGASYFRAVDDTYQYGLSARGLALNTYADSTEEFPDFTSFWFETVKPGATTFTVYTLLDSPSITGAYKFVIHCEKTQVIMDVENHLYARKDIQQLGISPMTSMFACGNNERRMCDTIHPQIHDSDRLAMWRGNGEWICRPLNNPQKLQFNAYTDKNPKGFGLLQLDRDFSHYQDIMGWYNKRPSLWVEPRNQWGKGTVSLMEIPTTGETLDNVVCFWQPEKPVKAGDKLDFQYRLYWSAKPPVRSPLANVMATRTGMGGFPEGWAPGENYPKVWARRFAVDFVGGDLKAAAPKGIEPVITLSSGEAKQIEILYVEPFDGYRILFDWYPTSDSTDTVDMRMFLRCQGEAISETWLYHYFPPAPDKRQYVDDRVMR